One genomic region from uncultured Subdoligranulum sp. encodes:
- a CDS encoding ROK family protein, giving the protein MKDSADIKKQNKARIGRLLAAGEELSKQQIARKTGLSVASCNTYLNEMEQMGEVLGTKKKLHEVGRNTVVYRLNEDHECFVGLYFELIGGVKSLTTVVFSPTGRIKDLTKQSYPLLDEKVIYTRLARMLEQFPNASQLVVGTPSVAEGGVIRHSDIPELEGVPLVSELEKRCGRPVFLANDMYYKVYGYYRKESTEGKIVTLVNYPAGVLPGTATVYNGSILTGRNLFAGMVGFLDYGISIDEQIQKMQRPMAMPLITRASIALISILNPHNLLFTGDLIRAEDMDTIRAACEKCIPTEYMPDFAYLPDATPYYLAGMYEVAMDRKEDFL; this is encoded by the coding sequence ATGAAAGATTCTGCGGACATCAAAAAACAAAACAAAGCCCGGATCGGTCGGCTGCTGGCGGCGGGGGAGGAACTTTCCAAGCAGCAGATCGCGAGAAAAACAGGGCTCAGTGTTGCCAGCTGCAATACCTATCTCAACGAGATGGAGCAAATGGGGGAGGTGCTGGGCACCAAGAAGAAGCTCCATGAGGTGGGGCGGAATACGGTGGTCTACCGCCTGAATGAAGACCATGAGTGTTTTGTCGGCCTGTATTTTGAGCTGATCGGCGGTGTCAAGTCGCTCACCACCGTGGTATTCTCCCCAACGGGGAGGATAAAGGACCTGACGAAGCAGTCTTACCCGCTGCTGGACGAAAAGGTCATCTATACCCGTCTGGCCCGGATGCTGGAGCAGTTTCCCAATGCCAGTCAGCTTGTGGTGGGAACGCCCAGCGTGGCGGAGGGCGGTGTGATCCGGCACAGCGACATCCCGGAACTGGAGGGCGTACCGCTGGTGTCGGAACTGGAAAAGCGCTGCGGGAGGCCTGTATTTCTGGCCAACGATATGTATTACAAGGTGTACGGCTACTACCGGAAAGAAAGCACGGAAGGCAAGATCGTCACACTGGTGAACTATCCCGCCGGGGTCCTGCCCGGAACGGCGACCGTCTACAACGGATCCATCCTGACGGGACGCAATCTGTTTGCCGGTATGGTCGGTTTCCTGGATTACGGGATCAGCATAGACGAGCAGATTCAGAAAATGCAGCGGCCCATGGCCATGCCGCTGATCACCCGGGCATCCATCGCGCTGATCTCCATTCTGAACCCCCACAATCTGTTGTTTACCGGTGACCTGATCCGGGCGGAGGACATGGATACGATTCGCGCAGCCTGTGAAAAATGCATCCCGACGGAATACATGCCGGATTTTGCCTATCTTCCCGACGCAACGCCCTACTATCTGGCCGGGATGTATGAGGTCGCGATGGACCGAAAGGAGGACTTTCTGTGA
- a CDS encoding helix-turn-helix transcriptional regulator, which translates to MKKSLGPLIAEARRKNGMTQLELAEKMGVTDKAVSKWERDLSCPDVNSLPQLAEVLGLSIEELLQGKNEKQPADSKVGELLDTILKAIALAMGVAVAALSALDALSSAQALPLLGLGLASLAVSSLRKS; encoded by the coding sequence ATGAAAAAGTCTCTTGGCCCATTGATCGCTGAAGCCCGCAGGAAAAATGGCATGACCCAGCTGGAACTGGCCGAAAAGATGGGCGTGACAGACAAGGCAGTCTCCAAATGGGAGCGGGATCTTTCCTGCCCCGACGTGAACTCCCTTCCCCAGCTGGCAGAAGTTCTGGGGCTTTCCATCGAAGAACTGCTGCAGGGCAAAAATGAAAAGCAGCCCGCCGACAGTAAAGTCGGCGAACTGCTGGATACAATTCTAAAGGCTATTGCCCTGGCGATGGGAGTGGCTGTCGCGGCACTCTCCGCCCTCGACGCACTGTCTTCCGCGCAGGCATTGCCTCTTTTGGGGTTGGGGCTGGCCAGTCTGGCGGTTTCGTCCTTGCGGAAATCCTGA
- a CDS encoding aldo/keto reductase, which yields MQYRCDKNRNDLSVLGYGCMRFPRNHGKIDQDAVTEQIGEAIRLGVNYFDTAYVYGGSEAALGEALRRLNCRDKVYIADKLPQYLIKSKAGIERCFQEQLSRLKTDRIDFYLMHMLTDLAAWNKLCDLGIREWIADKKASGAIGRIGFSFHGDTATFLEVLNAYDWDFCQIQYNYLDEHTQAGRRGLEAAEAKGIPVIIMEPLRGGRLITGLSAEAQKRVKESGRSAAGWGLRWLWDQPGVTVVLSGMNSLEMIRDNAAQADAARPGCMTEEEHAFVEGLRADLQASMRVGCTGCGYCQPCPAGVDIPGVFASYNRAATEGSHARLQYLLTTGLRRKGTGASQCVGCGRCEQHCPQHLPIRRLLKEAAQELEGPLYKAARVGVKVFRLW from the coding sequence ATGCAGTATCGTTGTGACAAAAACAGGAATGATCTGTCCGTTCTGGGCTATGGCTGTATGCGGTTCCCGAGAAATCATGGAAAAATCGATCAGGATGCCGTCACGGAGCAGATCGGCGAGGCCATCCGTCTGGGTGTCAACTATTTTGACACCGCCTACGTGTATGGGGGCAGTGAGGCTGCTCTGGGGGAAGCGCTGCGTCGTCTGAACTGCCGCGACAAGGTGTATATTGCGGACAAGCTGCCGCAATATCTGATCAAATCCAAAGCGGGGATCGAGCGCTGCTTTCAGGAGCAGCTGTCCCGCTTGAAAACCGACCGCATCGACTTTTACTTGATGCATATGCTCACCGACCTGGCCGCCTGGAACAAGCTGTGCGACCTGGGTATACGGGAGTGGATTGCAGATAAGAAAGCCAGCGGCGCCATCGGAAGGATCGGTTTCTCCTTCCACGGGGACACCGCCACCTTCCTGGAAGTGCTGAACGCCTACGACTGGGACTTCTGCCAGATCCAGTACAATTATCTGGATGAGCATACCCAGGCGGGCCGCAGGGGCTTGGAAGCGGCGGAAGCCAAAGGGATTCCGGTCATCATCATGGAACCGCTGCGGGGAGGACGGCTGATAACCGGCCTGTCCGCCGAGGCCCAAAAACGGGTGAAGGAGAGCGGCCGGTCTGCGGCGGGCTGGGGCCTGCGCTGGCTGTGGGATCAGCCGGGCGTGACGGTGGTGTTGTCCGGCATGAACAGCCTGGAGATGATCCGGGATAACGCCGCCCAGGCGGATGCGGCCCGGCCGGGCTGCATGACCGAAGAGGAACACGCCTTCGTGGAGGGGCTGCGGGCGGACCTGCAGGCGTCCATGCGGGTGGGCTGCACCGGCTGCGGATACTGTCAGCCCTGCCCGGCGGGGGTAGATATCCCGGGCGTTTTTGCCAGCTATAACCGCGCCGCCACCGAAGGCAGCCACGCCAGGCTGCAGTATCTGCTCACCACCGGCCTGCGCCGCAAGGGGACAGGAGCCAGCCAGTGCGTGGGCTGCGGCAGATGTGAACAGCACTGCCCCCAGCATCTGCCGATTCGCCGTCTGCTCAAAGAGGCTGCTCAGGAACTGGAAGGGCCGCTGTACAAGGCCGCACGGGTAGGCGTGAAAGTGTTCAGGTTGTGGTAA
- a CDS encoding recombinase family protein has protein sequence MSFLQEYRNRPRRVVFYGRVSTEHEAQVSALDNQMDWYQELAAKNPNWEVVGQYVDEGITGTQATRRPSFMQMIRDAERGKFDLVVTREVCRFARNTMDTLFYTRKLSKLGVEVYFAADSIWTMDNEGELRLTIMATMAQEESRKTSERVRAGIQMSREKGVLFGNGNILGYDLDKAHNTYVINEEQAETVRMIFEQYATGDGLGKVAKALIAKGRKDGGGHMKWDSSKITRILRNPTYMGYCVYNRTRTTDLLDHTREKNNDEETYILKKGNFTPIIDEELWHRCNDIRRSRQRNLLDENGKPRKYGGTVAKNVWVTKLVCHCGSKLRRYLWNTKADGTQVYGFECYRHKKQSALYLKKHGLPEGICELKAFPEWKLELMALKIFETVWGNRREAVLEACRMLSACYREESADPAKLKALDKRMDALNQRLDNLIMMKASNQITLSQFVEQSNEIGVQQQRVNKEKAELLSQQGDHKALDMDAIEASLCEAVDFTDGMVSEWFIQNFVRRITPIDDTRFAWVLDLAPEPQTLVCEVNGRKEYPRITLESNLYRGAWPPPGASRQPFLINRDGRLNGDISAAGLAQDRQPSRILASKTVGLLEDAQAFQEAQYGVIPTLGICL, from the coding sequence ATGAGCTTTTTACAGGAATACCGGAACCGTCCCCGCCGCGTGGTGTTTTACGGGCGGGTTTCCACCGAACACGAGGCCCAGGTGTCGGCGCTGGACAATCAGATGGACTGGTATCAGGAGCTGGCAGCCAAGAACCCCAACTGGGAGGTGGTGGGCCAGTATGTGGACGAGGGTATCACCGGCACGCAGGCCACCAGGCGTCCGTCCTTCATGCAGATGATCCGGGATGCGGAGCGCGGCAAGTTTGATCTGGTGGTCACCCGCGAGGTCTGCCGCTTCGCCCGCAACACGATGGACACGCTGTTCTACACCCGGAAGCTGAGCAAGCTGGGGGTGGAGGTCTACTTTGCCGCGGACAGCATCTGGACGATGGACAACGAAGGAGAGCTGCGGCTCACCATCATGGCCACCATGGCCCAGGAGGAAAGCCGCAAGACCAGCGAGCGGGTGCGGGCCGGCATCCAGATGAGCCGGGAAAAAGGGGTGCTATTCGGCAACGGCAACATCCTGGGCTACGATCTGGACAAGGCCCACAACACCTACGTCATCAACGAGGAACAGGCCGAGACGGTGCGGATGATCTTTGAACAGTACGCCACCGGCGACGGGCTGGGCAAGGTAGCCAAGGCCCTGATCGCAAAAGGCCGCAAGGATGGCGGCGGGCACATGAAATGGGATTCCAGCAAGATCACCCGCATCCTGCGCAACCCCACCTACATGGGCTACTGCGTCTACAACCGTACCCGAACCACCGACCTGCTGGACCACACCCGGGAGAAGAACAACGACGAGGAAACCTACATCCTGAAAAAGGGAAATTTTACCCCCATCATCGACGAGGAACTATGGCATCGGTGCAACGACATCCGCCGAAGCCGTCAGCGGAATCTGCTGGACGAGAACGGCAAGCCCCGCAAGTACGGCGGCACCGTTGCCAAGAACGTATGGGTCACCAAGCTGGTGTGCCACTGCGGTTCCAAGCTGCGGCGGTATCTGTGGAACACCAAGGCGGACGGCACCCAGGTCTATGGCTTTGAGTGTTACCGCCACAAAAAGCAATCCGCCCTGTATCTGAAGAAACACGGCCTGCCCGAGGGCATCTGTGAACTGAAAGCCTTCCCGGAATGGAAGCTGGAACTGATGGCCTTGAAAATCTTCGAGACCGTGTGGGGCAACCGACGGGAAGCCGTGTTGGAAGCCTGCCGGATGCTCAGCGCCTGCTACCGGGAGGAAAGCGCCGACCCGGCCAAGCTGAAAGCTCTGGACAAGCGGATGGACGCCCTGAACCAACGGCTGGACAACCTGATTATGATGAAGGCATCCAACCAGATCACCCTGAGCCAGTTTGTGGAGCAGAGCAACGAGATTGGTGTCCAGCAGCAGCGGGTCAACAAGGAAAAGGCGGAACTGCTGTCCCAGCAGGGGGACCACAAGGCGCTGGACATGGATGCCATCGAGGCCAGCCTCTGCGAAGCGGTGGATTTCACCGACGGTATGGTGAGCGAGTGGTTCATCCAGAACTTTGTCCGCCGCATCACACCCATCGACGATACGCGGTTCGCCTGGGTGCTGGATCTGGCGCCCGAACCCCAGACGCTGGTCTGTGAGGTCAACGGGCGGAAAGAATATCCGCGCATTACATTGGAAAGCAATTTATACCGGGGGGCCTGGCCGCCCCCCGGGGCTTCCCGTCAACCCTTTCTGATCAACAGGGATGGTCGGCTGAATGGGGACATTTCGGCGGCGGGATTGGCACAGGACAGGCAGCCATCAAGAATCCTCGCAAGTAAAACCGTTGGACTCTTGGAGGATGCGCAAGCATTTCAAGAAGCACAGTATGGCGTAATACCGACTTTAGGTATCTGCCTGTAG
- a CDS encoding plasmid mobilization protein translates to MKNKTKQRTKEVKVRLTEGELARLNDNVALTGLSREQYLRLLIIHKTPTALPPADYRLLLRQMQWMETQLKELAGSQSTDENREQLDYTLQLLNSTVLLMQGAMLPRTFSPFTPNTPDGKEVNPYGGFAD, encoded by the coding sequence ATGAAAAACAAGACCAAACAGCGGACCAAAGAAGTGAAGGTCCGCCTGACCGAGGGAGAGCTGGCACGGCTCAACGACAACGTGGCCCTCACCGGGCTGTCCCGGGAGCAGTATCTTCGTCTGCTCATCATCCACAAGACACCCACGGCACTGCCGCCCGCCGATTACCGGCTGTTGCTGCGGCAGATGCAGTGGATGGAAACCCAGCTGAAAGAGCTGGCAGGCAGCCAGTCCACCGACGAGAACCGGGAGCAGCTGGACTACACCCTCCAGCTATTGAACAGCACGGTGTTGCTCATGCAGGGTGCCATGCTGCCCCGGACATTTTCGCCCTTTACACCCAACACACCCGATGGAAAGGAGGTAAATCCCTATGGAGGGTTTGCAGATTGA
- a CDS encoding AAA family ATPase, whose protein sequence is MNEQEILCFADIQAEEVKWLWYPYIPYGKITILQGDPGCGKTMAVLSLAALLSKGESLPFEEAVREPINILYQTSEDGIADTIKPRLESAGANCTRIKIINEEKRALTFDDPRLEQSILQENAQLLILDPLSAYIGPTVSMNQANEVRGAFRSLYAMAQRTKCAVLIVAHMNKMSGISALYRTSGSIDIAGAVRSILTVTRYQRSPTQRVLVPVKSNLAAAGPALLFELSDHVEWLRQLDEDAESLLNGCDSLPEAPTKQQQVEEELPRLLEKGPVSNQEIIQHFKNKGIQDRTVNLVKGRLNIRSVRKGDKWYWQLNA, encoded by the coding sequence GTGAATGAACAAGAGATCCTCTGTTTTGCGGATATCCAGGCAGAGGAAGTGAAATGGCTTTGGTATCCTTACATCCCATACGGGAAGATCACCATATTACAGGGTGACCCAGGCTGTGGCAAGACCATGGCGGTGTTGTCACTGGCAGCGCTGCTCTCCAAAGGAGAAAGCCTTCCCTTTGAGGAAGCCGTCCGGGAGCCCATCAACATCCTGTACCAGACTTCGGAGGACGGAATTGCCGACACCATCAAGCCGAGGCTGGAAAGCGCAGGAGCCAACTGCACCCGCATCAAGATCATCAATGAAGAAAAGCGGGCGCTGACCTTCGATGATCCGCGGCTGGAGCAAAGCATCCTGCAGGAGAATGCCCAGCTGCTGATCCTCGACCCGCTTTCAGCCTACATCGGCCCTACGGTGAGTATGAATCAGGCCAACGAGGTGCGGGGTGCTTTCCGCAGTCTGTACGCTATGGCCCAGCGCACCAAATGCGCCGTACTCATCGTGGCGCACATGAATAAGATGAGCGGCATCAGCGCCCTGTATCGCACCAGCGGGTCCATCGACATTGCCGGAGCCGTGCGGTCCATTCTGACCGTGACACGATACCAGCGTTCGCCCACACAGCGGGTGCTGGTGCCGGTGAAAAGCAATCTGGCCGCTGCCGGTCCTGCGCTGCTGTTTGAGCTGAGCGACCATGTGGAGTGGCTGCGGCAGCTGGACGAGGACGCCGAATCCCTTTTGAACGGCTGCGACAGTCTGCCGGAAGCTCCCACCAAGCAACAGCAGGTGGAGGAAGAACTGCCCCGGCTGCTGGAAAAGGGGCCTGTATCCAATCAGGAGATCATCCAGCATTTCAAGAACAAAGGCATCCAGGACCGGACGGTGAATCTGGTCAAAGGCAGGCTGAACATCCGCAGTGTCCGCAAGGGCGACAAGTGGTACTGGCAGCTGAACGCATGA